Genomic window (Plasmodium knowlesi strain H genome assembly, chromosome: 9):
TACacagagaacaaaaaaaaaatagaatgaatgaaaaaaagaagaggagtgtatacatatacatgtatacatatgtatatgtatatgtgcatatgcatatataaatatatatatattataccaccaccaccttaTACAGGACACATTCTGGAAGGATGATGTTAAGAAATTGTGGGAAGAATTGGCAGAGAAAATTAAGGCAActaaagggaaaggaaacgGAAATGGAGAATgtgataaaatggaaaatgcaACTCATTCTGAgaagacggcatgcaattatttgcatgccggcttaaaCGAACTGTACAACGGTACGACGACGTCAGTCAAGGGTAAAATTTTGGACAACGCACTGTTGaaacaaacagtgggttgtctATTACTTCATTCCtatgcaaaacatatgaaagaaaaggcaaCTTGTCTTATTGATGAAGGGATAAGCCAAGCTTTCAGTTTGTGGCAGGACCTAAGTAAGAAAGCACCTTCTTGCAATGGTAGTGCTGGTGCCAAGGGACaatgtgtcccttgccaatggGATGAAAATGACAAATGGGAAAGTTGCCTTGAGAGAATTATCATAAATAGTAATACAACCCCAAAAGAGAATGCAAAGACCAAAGTGGAAGACATCTTCAAGGACGACAACCCCAACATGAAGGATATGCTAACtgacataaataaaatgactaCTTTATGTGACGGTTTAaaatgtatagcatcccaCTTCAATTCCTCTGACGCACAAAAGAATAAGTCTAATGTGGTAAGGGGGAaaagtgtatatacatatatacatatatgtgtatgtacgtatgtatacatatacgtgtatatatgtatacatgtatatgtatatgcatttatgcatatatatatatatatatattataccacCAACTTATACAGGAAAACTTTTGGGAGAAGGATGTTAAGAACTTGTGGCAAGAATTGGCAGAGCAAATGAAGGTGAATGGGGGTAAAAGTGGCAGCGGAAATGGATGTGATACAATGGATGATAATAATGGCAAAACTAGAATACCCACCACCCCTGAAAAGagggcatgcaattatttgcatgccggtttCGAAAAACTGAAGGGAATTACAACGAATGATATTTCGAAGTACCCCATCTTATCCAAACATACATCGTTGAAAGAAGCAatgggttgtttccttcttaaggaatatgcgAAACATATGAAAGATAAATCAAAATGTGTTATCAATTCCGGTTTAAAGAAGGCTTTTAATTCGTGGAAACCAACTGGTGATGGTAAATGCACGGGCGATAGCCCGTGCATTGAATGTAAATGGGATGATAACTTGGACACTTGTACAATTACCACAGATATCACCCCCGATAATATAACCGGTAAATTAAAAACACTAGAGTCTGAAATGGAGAACGAAGCAACTACTGCCATGAAGGACATAAACAAAACAGAATCTTTATGTGAAAAACTCCAATGCGccgcacccaaatggttccaaAAGCACAAGCAAGTTAACGGTAATAGTGCAACGAcgaagacttgggtaagtattactactaccaacacaaccaacatccGACCTACCACAACACTGAGGGggtagaaggaataaaagaaaaaaaaaaaaaaaaaaaaaaaaaaaaaaaattcagattctgggttcaagaataaaggtgtcagggtgttagaacttagattcctgttttagggggaaggttttagggtataagaagaaggatttaagggtgttagaataaagttttagtgttagctttagttgctttaggggtataggaaaaattcctcgcagacagggaccggatactacaccaaccggatgatgggaaccggatactacaccaaccggatgatgggaaccggatactacaccaaccggatgatgggaaccggatactacaccaaccggatgatgggaaccggatactacaccaaccggatgatgggaaccggatactacaccaaccggataatgggaaccggatactacacaaccaaccaacctaccaactatatatatagaaccttttcttttttttttttttattttacagtgtgaaTTCTGGGATAAGGCTGTTAAAGAGGAACTGACGAAGATGTTCCAACAAATCTCTCAGAATGGAACAACGAATGCAACGAACAATAATGGTGCATGCGAAGCATTTGGAGATAATAATCCTGATAGTgtggaaagaaaagcatgtaatcatatcgcgGCAGGATTACAACACATTAAAAACAATGCAAAGAGTGGTAATGACCAACTGTTCGAAAGAAcagttggttgtattgctcttaacatgtacgctgatAAAATAATTGAAAAGTCGAAGGataaatgtcccattgatgagacaacaataaataaaatgttcactaaatggaatgaaaaaaataataataattcttcGCCTTCGACTCCATGTAATGGTGCTAATAATAATGGTTGTTTCAAATGTAATAGGATATCAAACTCAGAATTTAGTAGTTGCGAACTAAGTGTTGACAGTTCTTTGATGAATCCAACACAAAACGGAAGTTGCAATGACAACaccaacagaaaaaatgtccaaactgaaatgaacaaattcctcctcgaagacaacaAACCACCCCAATTCATCCCCGAAGTAAAGAAAACCTTAACTACTATCACTGACATGAATAactctttctgtactcaactccaatgcgcagcaaagaaatggaactCGAAAAATggccaaaatggaaaaacaccatcttgggtaagCATGGAAAGAtgcatataagtatatgtatatgtatgtatgcatgtatgtatgtatgtatgtatgtatgtatgtatgtatgtatgtatgtatgtatgtatgtatgtatgtatgtatgtatgtatgtatgtatgtatgtatgtatgtatgtatgtatgtatgtatgtatgtatgtatgtatgtatgtatgtatgtatgtatgtatgtatgtatttatatatatagttgcatatgtatatgtatacatatacatatatatatttttctctcttccttcccttcttcttttatgatcagacCAACATCGAAGGAGACGCCAAGGATGCATTAAAGCAACTTCTAGAACAAATGACGAAGGGTCAGACTAAATCGAACGTTGGCGAGTTCTGCAAAGAAAGCAATTGGAATACTTTAggccataaagaaaaacaaacaaatagagcagcttgtttgctttttgctgcaggattaaaacacatttatgGCCGCGGTAGCGGCCACACGTTGGGCCATGTTAATGGCCCaacgtttgaacaaacgatgggttgtttatttcttaaagagtatgcaaaacaattgcaaaaaatggcagaagaacaaaaaaagtataaggtACATCCTAATTGTAGCGTAGATTCGGGCATAGATTACGCTTTCAATCAAAGTAATGCCATTATGAATGACACACCTCCATGCAACAAGAATGgtcctaattcttgttttgaatgcaaattaaaagaagatTATGATGGTTGCTTCATTGGCACTGACGAAGTACAGGACAAAGTGAAACCACTGTTCAAAGACGACCAAAACAAAgaacatatggaaaaaacattagagaatacagtctgtcccatccttcttacggatctccttaccccttttcttcctttggctcctgtctccattggcctttctgctatggcttattacctttggaaggtaagataaaaaaaaaaaaaaattttaacagttaaaagaataaaaaaaggaataaaaaataaaattttttttaatagttaaaaggaaaagaaaattttttttagtggttaaaaggaaaaaaaaaaattttttttaacggttaaaaggaaaagaaaattttttttaatggttaaaaggagaaaaaaaaatttttttaatggtttaaaaaaataaaattaaatgtgtaaaaataatatttcacaatcttcttagcaaaaatatcctctcatttttttttttttttttttctgtagtattttggtcctcttggtaaaggaggaccacgtttcagaagatctcctactGAAATCCCTGGTTCAtcggtacaggaacaagtcctcggtCATGTGGATGAAGGTGCTGCACATGAATATCGTTtagtgaaggaacgaaaacctcgttctgctccaaccagaacgaaacgttccgGTCGCGATCCTGGTGGTAGTGGTCGtgtgaatcgtcgaacgattattgaaattcattttgaagtgttggacgaatgtcaaaaaggggacacacaattgaaccagaaggattttctggaacttttggttcaagagttcatgggatccgaattaatggagGAAGAACAGGTTCTTAAGGAAGACGTTCTTATGGAACgagttcctatggaaagtattccaatggaacttgttccaagtttaggttccgggtttatggtttaaggttcatggtctcaggttcacggtttagggtttaaggttcaatgtttaggatttagggatttagggttcatggtctcaggttcactgtttaggttttatggtttcagggttcagggtttacagttctgggttcaggtttaggttttagggttaacggtttaggatccatggttttagggtttagtgttaatggttccgggtttatgttttagggtttagggtttaggattaaggatataaattaaaagttttACTCTGTGAGAATGAAGACATTCTTTTGAGGAGTgtgaaatggatgaaaacCTTCATTGATAATGTGTTATATTTAGATCATTTCATTAGAATTAgcagacacacacacacaaataatTTTGACTTAGTGTcgtgataagggaaaaatatatatgtttggaatgtaaattattttgggaagaagaaatattggtttcattccctttttgtcctttttttgtattgtTTGAAAGTGCTCATATGCTCAATGTATAATGAATGTGAGAtcctagaaaaaaaaaaagaaaaaaaaaaaaaagattctttcttccacatttatttctttttttcttttcaaatttttttttttttttttttggtgaaaaaacaccttttgtttatagaaaaaaaaaaaaaaaaaaacattcttctttttttctaagaacacactttttttttttttcctttttattttgttgttgtttgtGTTTGTGCTCATGTTCAATGGATAATGAATATGAGAgcctagaaaaaaaaaaaaaaaaattaatattcgaagaaaagaggaagtaaagaaatggatataaagaaaaaaaaaagaaaaaaaaaaaaaaagggaataaatgaATGCGTAtggggtgtatgtgtaagatttcgcattttttaggGGTGTAAGGAGAACAATATGGTCTGCTATTTAGCTTTCTAGTAGAATATGTTCTTTttgttcgaaaaaaaaaaaaaaatagaggaaaaagaaaaaaaagaaaaaatatttttagcaagggggggaaaaaaagaaaagagaaaaaaaacattagcGTAAGAATGATACACATTTTCACTATATTGCTTGAAATGAGAAGAATTACAACTATAATCACGATAATGCTGGAACAAACAAGTATGTGAAATATATAATGCAGTGTGTAACGAAGcaaatttattataatacTCATAATATTATCACGTCAAAAATCTTTTGCGTAAATACACACTTTAAGTATTTTTAAAAGctacataaataaatataaatataataatcCTTCCATTGATATAATATGAAAGCAGAGAGATTAAGTAAAAGATAATATCGAGTATTAGTTTCGTTTATCAATTATGAATATCAAAAATAGAAACATCATTCTCTAGCGGTGAACTAAATTATATGGATATAAGAATCTTTACTAATTTGCATTAATTACATATTAACTACAACTTAATTGAAATTAAATATAATCATgatattttaacaaaaat
Coding sequences:
- a CDS encoding SICAvar, type I — encoded protein: MSKPGGGSGLFEAWLQERINAATGAQKGEPISGETIRKKMKDDLVGTWGELQNWVTRKNESNEIKNFCGDITGTWPASNGLVVGGVKEVCKAVAEIRYFMSGVETKGGTYLHQADGQADITPLTPAQAYARCIVGAVALSTIYGDHCYLGEIMQQISTEVEDKLKGTHESKGAQPDACAGITGTHLMLGKSILAGTIKEWERTTEDALRASNWKDAPWRLMKAWKNWPPKCSRERREQESKQHLKANASRMTDFMKLDTTPPGSTSAVSIEDILADPGDKYTVTEEKLTKAFETAIVNAGTGGSMDPVDLTKAIVDNLKKESEERVAEVCIKDKSSSGEEKTMCERLTCMKHLWENSTTAGAAGQGGSNNNFWDETNGSVKELWTDLSTAMNTNGTQDNADCNQNANGTDASPSEKAACKFLHAGLNYLYTGTTPAQPVSSPTGDVLKDNPSFRQTMGCFLLHAYAKHMKEKATCLIDDGIKKAFDTAGKGTKIAVPCKWEEYKDKWEDCLQKVNISSTSSTAENAKKKVDDILQKDPKIGDMAKKINKVDKLCDQVKCVVNRWLEEKKTGSSDLDRVRSKFTSQITKLEEGIISYKGDSTVSGLCNMQDKEGKEACLLIAAGLKNLYNIPANGNGNDAVTASLERTMRCVLLNAIADKLEDQNFPCKDEKNVKNGIDKAFEKSINEKIKEASTGCNGNDKCFTCPRFAISADCKVKTNDKGELQLKKEIDPKLNDTGLSSKSSFLRTSSLIKTICKPCTEKTFCGNLTCVANKWKENKGQTGTASWDDVKNDFGAALESLLDGMKKPENQTAVATEYCTTDKDYFPWEANAAGEANRTACELVAAGLKHISSIEHEYSAQNNSSPQKNKNPFDNQEFQQLVSCFMLKRVVQEMKEKSTICDISKGIEAGSDAWRSIKGKCTRQPCIECNLEKVNYEGCKIGSDNANVKDELNKILTTDKATEVKTALKDITETKGNKGPSLCDRLQCLASRVKLSGNEDTFWKDDVKKLWEELAEKIKATKGKGNGNGECDKMENATHSEKTACNYLHAGLNELYNGTTTSVKGKILDNALLKQTVGCLLLHSYAKHMKEKATCLIDEGISQAFSLWQDLSKKAPSCNGSAGAKGQCVPCQWDENDKWESCLERIIINSNTTPKENAKTKVEDIFKDDNPNMKDMLTDINKMTTLCDGLKCIASHFNSSDAQKNKSNVENFWEKDVKNLWQELAEQMKVNGGKSGSGNGCDTMDDNNGKTRIPTTPEKRACNYLHAGFEKLKGITTNDISKYPILSKHTSLKEAMGCFLLKEYAKHMKDKSKCVINSGLKKAFNSWKPTGDGKCTGDSPCIECKWDDNLDTCTITTDITPDNITGKLKTLESEMENEATTAMKDINKTESLCEKLQCAAPKWFQKHKQVNGNSATTKTWCEFWDKAVKEELTKMFQQISQNGTTNATNNNGACEAFGDNNPDSVERKACNHIAAGLQHIKNNAKSGNDQLFERTVGCIALNMYADKIIEKSKDKCPIDETTINKMFTKWNEKNNNNSSPSTPCNGANNNGCFKCNRISNSEFSSCELSVDSSLMNPTQNGSCNDNTNRKNVQTEMNKFLLEDNKPPQFIPEVKKTLTTITDMNNSFCTQLQCAAKKWNSKNGQNGKTPSWTNIEGDAKDALKQLLEQMTKGQTKSNVGEFCKESNWNTLGHKEKQTNRAACLLFAAGLKHIYGRGSGHTLGHVNGPTFEQTMGCLFLKEYAKQLQKMAEEQKKYKVHPNCSVDSGIDYAFNQSNAIMNDTPPCNKNGPNSCFECKLKEDYDGCFIGTDEVQDKVKPLFKDDQNKEHMEKTLENTVCPILLTDLLTPFLPLAPVSIGLSAMAYYLWKYFGPLGKGGPRFRRSPTEIPGSSVQEQVLGHVDEGAAHEYRLVKERKPRSAPTRTKRSGRDPGGSGRVNRRTIIEIHFEVLDECQKGDTQLNQKDFLELLVQEFMGSELMEEEQVLKEDVLMERVPMESIPMELVPSLGSGFMV